A region of Aquarana catesbeiana isolate 2022-GZ linkage group LG08, ASM4218655v1, whole genome shotgun sequence DNA encodes the following proteins:
- the LOC141106221 gene encoding pterin-4-alpha-carbinolamine dehydratase, with protein sequence MAGKAHRLSGEERDQLLPNLRAVGWNELDGRDAIYKEFHFKDFNRAFGFMTRVALQAEKLDHHPEWFNVYNKVHITLSTHECGGLSERDINLASFIEQVANTLS encoded by the exons GCTGGGAAGGCTCACAGACTCAGCGGGGAAGAACGAGATCAGCTCTTACCTAACCTTAGGGCAGTTGGATGGAATGAGCTGGATGGCCGAGATGCTATTTACAAAGAATTCCATTTCAAGGATTTTAATCGG GCCTTTGGATTTATGACTCGGGTAGCACTACAGGCTGAAAAATTAGATCACCATCCAGAATGGTTTAATGTCTATAACAAG GTTCATATCACTTTGAGCACTCATGAATGTGGTGGCTTATCAGAAAGAGACATCAATCTGGCCAGCTTTATTGAACAGGTTGCCAATACCCTTTCCTGA